A window of Polyangia bacterium genomic DNA:
GGCGCCGACGGAATCCTGGTCGGCCCGACGGCGGCGACGGCGATGCCGTTCTCCGGTTTGAGCGCGCTGGTGGTGGTCAGCTCGCACCAGGATCCGCTGGTCGACGCCGCGCACGTGGCGCTGCCGATGGCGGCCTGGGCCGAGGTGGACGGCACGTTCACCAACAAGATGGGAATGGTCCAGCGCATCCGCTCGGCGGTGCCACCGGCCGGTGATTCGCTGCCAGGCTGGGACATCCTTTGTCACCTGGCGCGCAAGCTGGGCGCGACCATGGACTGGGATGCCGCCAAGACCGTCTTCGCCGAGGCCAAGCAGAAGCTGCCGTTCATGAGAGACGCCGACTGGGGCCGCGCCCGCCTGCCGGTGCAACTGCGCTTCGCCAATTCACGAGGCTAACCGACGATGGAATACGGAACGCAAGCATTCGACGCCTTGGCGGCGACGGCGAAGATCCTGTTCATGATCCTGGGATTCGCCATGCCGCTGGCGTCGATCCTGACCTGGCTCGAGCGCCGGCAGTCGGCGATGATGCAGGACCGCCTGGGCCCGAACCGCGCCAACATCGGTCCCATCCGCGCCTGGGGCATCACCCACTTTCTCGCCGACGCCCTGAAGTTCATGTTCAAGGAGGACTTCGTGCCGCCCAAGGCGCACAAGTTCTTGTTCATGTGGGCGCCGATCATGGCCATGGCCCCGGCGTTGATCGTGTCGGCCATCGTGCCGTTCGGCGCGCCGCTGTGCTGGGGGCACATCCTCGACAAGGGAAGCGTCTGCGAAAGCCCGGTGCCGCTGCAGATCGCCCGCCTGGACGCCGGGATGCTGTTCTACTTCGCCATCGCCTCGCTGTCGGTGTACGGCGCGACGCTGGCCGGGTGGGCGTCGCACAACAAGTGGGCGATGATGGGCGGCCTGCGCGCCAGCTCGCAGATGATCTCGTACGAAGTGACATTGGGCATGTCGATCCTGGGGTCGTTCCTGGTCTTCGGCACGCTGGAGCCAAGCGCGATGGTGGCGCAACAGACGTCGTTCCTGGACGTCCACGACCTGGCCCACAGCTGGGGGATCTTCTCGCAGCCGGTGGGCTTCCTGTTGTTTCTGACCGCCGCCATCGCCGAGACCAAGCGCACCCCGTTCGACATCCCCGAAGGCGAGCCGGAGATCATCGGTTACTTCGTCGAATACTCGGGCCTGCGCTTCGGCATGTTCTTTCTGGGCGAGTTCCTGGAGATCGTTTTCTCCAGCGCCATCATCGTGACCATCTTCCTCGGTGGCTGGCACATGCCGGATATCTTTGGCCTGAACACCTACTTGATGGAGCACCTGCCCAACATTGGGTTCGTGCTGTTCAGCATGCTGATCTGGGGCGGCAAGGTGTTCTTGTTCTGTTCGTTCCAGCTGCTCATTCGCTGGTCGTTGCCGCGCTTCCGGTCGGATCAGCTGATGCGTCTCGGCTGGCAGCGCCTGTTGCCGGTGTCGATCGCCAACGTGGTGCTCACGGCGCTGGTCATCCTTTACTTTCAATCGCGATAAACGAAAGGCAGCGTCTTCATGGCCATCGGAGTCAAGGTCGTCAGTCGCCCCGGCAGCCTGGGCCAGCAGACGTATTTGCCGGCTATCGCCGAAGGATTGGGCGTCACGTTCCGCCACTTCGCCAAGAACTTCATCGGCAACCTGGTCGGGCTGCGCGCCAAGACCGACATCGTGACCATCCAGTACCCCGAGGAAAAAAAGAAATACCCCGAGCGGCACCGCGGCCTGCACCGCCTGATGTTGCGCGACGACGGCCAGACCCGCTGCGTGGCCTGCATGATGTGCCCGACGGCCTGCCCCGCCCACTGCATCACCATCGTCCCCGAGGAAGCGCCCGACGGCCGCATCGAGAAGCGGCCCAAGATTTTTGAGATCGACGAGCTCCGCTGCGTGGTGTGTGGTCTGTGCGCCGAGGCTTGCCCGTGCGACGCCATCCGCATGGACACCCTGGAGCACGCCATGCCGACGTACCGTCGGGTGGACGCCATCTTGGATCGCGAGGAGCTTCTGTCGCGCGGTACGCGTTCGGAGGCCAAGCAAGGTGGCGTGGGCGCCTTCTGGCGCGAGAAGGTGAAGGGCGAGCCACAGACACCGCCCGCCGCCAACGTCGTGCCCGCGGGTTCGCCCCCCGGCCCAACGGAAAAGTCAAAGCAAGAGAGTTGATCGCGGGCGCGCGGCGCATTGCGCGCCGAAGGTCCTTGACCGCTGGTGCGCCGCTGGCCATGCTGGAACGCGGACCTTCTGCATGGCTCGACACGGAGAGGAATTCTTTTCCCTACAAGAACGAAATAGGGAGCCGCCCCTGACCGATGGATGTGCACGCCCGCGAGTCGGGAAGCCCGATGCGGTTATCACTGTGGCTCCCCCCTTACGAAGGTAGGGGCTGAGAATTCTCCCCGATCGGCCGAGGTGGAAGGTTCACATTTTTTTTGTCATTTCGTCTGGGCCAACGCCAGTAGCCGCTCTTCCATCAGGCGCGCGTCCGACCGCTCGAAGCCGGCATTGACGTAACGGAGGATGCCGTGGGTGTCGACGATGTACGAGGTCGGCATCTTGGACGGCTGCAAAAGCTCGGGGACCTTGCCCTGCGGGTCGTGGGCCAAGGTCAGCGACCAGCGCGGGCGTGACTTCAGGAAGGTCATGGCGCTGGCCCGCTGCTCGTCGACGGAGACGGCGATGATCTCCACGCCCTTGTGTTTCAGCCGCGCCGCCATGTCATCCAGCATCGGCATCTCTTCTTTGCACGGCGCACACCACGATGCCCAGATGTCCACCAGCACGACCTTTCCGCGCAAGGCGCCAAGGTCGACGGAGCGTCCCCCCTCCAGCGTCTTGACGACGATCGCCGGCATGGGCTGACCGACGCCGTTGCCTTGCTCGGCGCGTTCGCCGCCCCCGACTGACGCGCAGCCGGCCAGACAAAGCAATCCCCCCACAAGGGTTCGGTTCAAGCTGGCCATCGTCACGCCCGGCCATTTTATTCCTCGTCGCCGCCGCGAAGCAAAACCGACGCGAAGACGCCCGGAAAAGCCGACCACCCTGTGCGCTTTTCCGCTCGATCATGACCCGTTCTTCCGCGTCCGGCCGCTCGAAAATCAGTAGGCGAAGCGACGGACGCTGACGTTCATCACCAGGCCCAGCGCGACCATGATGGTCAGGATGCTGGAGCCGCCGTAGCTGATGAGCGGCAGCGTCACGCCGACCACTGGCAGGATGCCGCTGACCATCCCGACGTTGATGGCCACGTGCCAGAACAGCAGCGCCGCTACGCCGACACAGACTGTGGCGCCGAAGCGATCGCGCGCCTCGCTGGCGATCTTGATGCTCCACAAGATCAACGCCAGGTAGGCCAGCAAGACCACCAGCGAGCCGACGAAGCCCCACTCCTCGGCCCACACGGCGAAGGGGAAATCCGTCCACAAGGCCGGGAAATGCCGCAGGCGGATCTGCGTGCCGTGCAGGAAGCCCTTGCCGGTGAAGCGCCCCGACCCGATGGCGTTCAGCGCCTGCCGGGTCTGGTACGCGCCCTGCGAGTTCGGGTTCAAGAACGCTTCGAAGCGCTTGCGCTGATAGTCGCGCAGCAGGTGCTGATAGATGGGAAACGCCGCGATCGTCGCCAGCCCCAGGATCACCGCCAGGGTCTTCAGCTTCAGCCGCGCGGTCAGCATGATGGTGATGAAGATGAGCAGGATCAGGAACGCCGTCCCGAAGTCCGGCTGCGCGGCGATCAGCAACGCCGGCGCGCTGGCGATGGCCACCGGCAGAACCATGTGGCGAAACGATCGTCCCTCCAGCGCCGGCGAGTCGTTGAGGTATTTCCCCAGCGCCACGATGGTCAAGACCTGCATCATCTCTGATGGCTGGATGTGGAACGGCCCCATGTCGAACCAGCGCCGCCCGCCGCCCACCATCTTGCCGAAGATCAGCACGCCGACCAGCAAGGCCAGGCCCGCGCCGTACATCACGTAGCTGAGCCTGCTGATGGTGCGGTAGTCGAACGACGCCACCGCCAGGAAGACCACCGTGCCCAAGGCCAGCCAGGAGATCTGCTGGGTGAACAGCTGCGACTGGCGCTCGTGAACCGCGCTCCACAGGTTTGCCAGACCCAGGGCGACGACGATCAGCGCGCAGATGGTCAGGGCCCAGTCGAAACGGAACCGCAGCTTGCGCCAGGAGATCACCCGGGGCATCAGCATCAGGGCGCCTTGTCTTCGAACGTGAAACGCGTGACGCCTGCGGCGGAAGCTGGCGCGGCCTTGGGCACCGCCGGCGCGGCGTCCGGCGGTGACGGCGACCGCGATGGGTCGGACGCGTCCAGGCTGATGGTGTCCTCGGCCAGCCGCCCCAGCCGGTGGCGCGGCAACCCGACGCGCGGGGCGTTTTTCTGGTCGGGCGCCACCGTGTCGAAGTAGTTGCGCACGATCTCCACCGCCAGCGGCGCCGCTACCTCGCCACCGTGGCCGCCGTGTTCCACCAGCACGGCGAAAGCGATGCGCGGCCGCCCGGCCGGCGCGAAGCCCACGAACCAGGCGTGGTCGTCTTGCTCCCACGAGCCAGCACCCTCGCCCCGGTGGGTCATCCGGTGCACCTGCGCCGTGCCGGTCTTGCCCGCGATCTCGATGTCGTGGGGATGGACCTTGTACGCGGTGCCCTTCGGTTCGTTGACCACGCCCACCAGCGCCTGGCGCAGGAAGGCCAGGTTCTCTGGCGCGATCGACAGCTCGCGCCGCACGCGCGGCGCGAAATCTTCCAGCACCTGTCCGTCGGGCGCTTCGACCCGCTCGACGATTTGAGGCAGCCACAGCTTGCCACCGTTGGCGATCGCCGCGTACAGGGTGGCCATCTGCAGCAGCGTCACGCGCGTCGAGCCCTGGCCGATCACCGCGTTCAGCGCCTGGCCCACCTGAAAACCTTCGTTGTGCGGATCCAGGCGCTTCTGCTCGCGGTACCAGGCCTCGGTGGGGAGGAAGCCGCCCTCTTCGCCGTTCAATCCCAACCCGGTGGGCGCGCCCAATCCCATATCGGCGCCGAACTTGGCCAGGCGATCGATCATCCCCGGCCGCGCGCCCAGCTCGAAAAAGTAGACGTTGCAGCTTTGCACGATGGCCTCGTACATGCTGACCGTCAGGTGGGTCTTGGTGCACTTGAACCGCCGGCGGCCCAGCTCAAACCAGCCGTGGCACTTGGTCTTGTCGTCGACGGTGATGACACCGTCTTCCAGCGCCGCCAGCGCGGACACCGCCTTGAAAGTCGACCCCGGGTAATAGGTCTCGTTCAACGTCTTGTCGCGCAGCGGGTGATAGCGATCGGCCAAAATTCGCTGCTCCGCCTCCGGCGACAGGCGCCCGGACATTTCGTTCGGATCGAAACCGGGCCGCGAGGCCATGGCCAGGATGCGGCCGGTGTCCACGTCCAGCACCACCGCGCCGGCGGCGCGCTGGCCACGCAGCGCCCGCTCGACGATCTTCTGCACCTCGACGTCCAGGGTGAGAAAAACGTTGTTGCCCTGCACCGCCACCTGGCGCGTGGGTCCGTCGACCAGCTCGCGGATGTCGGTCTTGGGCAGCCCGCGGTGGTCGACGACGATCTTCTCGAAGCCGGGCCGCCCGCGCAGGTAGCCTTCCCACTGCCGTTCGATCCCGGTGCGGCCGACCAGATCGCCGGCCCGGTAGCTTTCGTCTTTTTTCGCGCGCAGCTCGTCGGGCGAGACCTCGTTCATGAAACCGAGGACGTGGCTGGCCAGGGCGCCGTAGGGATATTCGCGGCGCGGGACCGACACGATCTTCGCGCCCGGCACGTCCAGCCCGGTTTCGATGGCGGCCATCGCCTCGCGCGAGATGTCCTCGGCCAGCAGCACCGGGCGCTCCTTGTCCTTGCTTTGATCTTTGCCGGCGGCGCTGGCGGCGGCTTGCTCCTGACGTTCGTTCTGGACCCGGTCCCAGACCTCCACAGCTTGCTCGGCGTCCATGCCCAGCACGCCGCGCAGACGCTCGAAGCCTTCGCTGGTCAGCGAGCGCGGGTTGACGTACAGGTTGAACCCCGGTCGCACCGTGGCCAGCACGCGGTTCTTGCGATCGCGGATCTGCCCGCGCACGCCGGCCAGCACGTCGGTGCGAATGATGCTGTCCGAGGTCAGCTTGTAGAACGTGTCGCCTTCGATGACCTGCAGATAAAACAGCCGCCCGCCGATCGCCAGGAAGGCCAGCACCACGAACAACCCGAAGTAACGCGCCCGACGGCGCATCTCCGGAAGTTCAGCGTCTTGCCCGGCTATCTCCATGCGAGGCGCTTCATCGCAAGGTCATCCCGTCGCCGGCGGCGCGCGGGCCGCGGGCCAACCCCACGCGCGAGCGCGTGGCATCGATGCGCCCGTCGATGCGGCGCAAAAGCCCCAGGACGATCGGGCCGCAGAATCCGGTCAGCAGCGCTTCCAGCGGTGCCTGGCGAAGACCGCCGTATCCGCCCTCCGGCGACACCTGCGCCCGCACGATCACGATCAACAGTGCCGACAACAGACTGGCCACGAACGACGTCGCCGCGGGCAGCGCCAGGCCGGCCACCGTCACCCGCGTCGACAGCGCGCGGGCGAAGAGCACCATCAGTACGAAAACCAAGCTGTGCACCCCTTGCGGCGCACCCGACACCAGATCCAGCAGATAGCCGGTCATGAAAGAAACCACCGCCGCGGAGGACACCGACCACTTGGGCGACAGGCCGACGTGCAGCACGACCAGCAGGCCCAGGCTGGGCGCCGCCATGCGCACCGGCGCCAGCTCCAGCACCGTCGACTGCAAGATGAGCAGCAGATACGCCACGACGATGGTGACCAGCGAGCGCATCAGCGATACACCGACAAGCCCCGCGCCGGCGCCGACTGATGATGCGTCCCCGCGTCAGGATCCGGCGCCGGTGGCGGGGCTACCACCACCAGCACCTCCGACAGGCGCGCGAAGTCCACGTCGGGCGTGACCTCGACCTCCTGGTACATATTCACCGCGCCGGCGCCCACCTTGCTGATCTTGCCGATGGCCAGATCGCGCGGGAACGCGCCGCCCAAACCGCTGGTGACGACCTTGTCGCCCTCGTGAACCTGATCGCCGCGCACCAGATATTCGATGCTGCAGCGATAGCCGTTCTCGCCTTGCTTGCCGCGCAGGATGCCGCGGCCGCCGGTGCGCGGAACGAACACGTCAATCGCCGAACGCGGATCGACCAGCAGCATGATGTCCGCGGTTTGCCCGGCCACCCGGTTCACCCGGCCGACCACGCCCTCCGGCGTCAGCACGGGCATCCCGCGCCGAACCGTGCCCTCGCCGAGATCGATCTCCACGCGCGCCACCCGAAAGTACGGCGAGGCGTCGATGCTGATCACCCGCGCCGCCAGCGTCTCGGCCGGCGTCAGATCCTTGAGGCCCAGCAACCGTTGGTAGCGCCCGCTCTCGGCGGCCAGGCGGCGGGTCTCCAGCAGATCGGCGCGCAGGCGGCTGTTCTCGCGGCGCAGGTCATCGTTCTCGCCACGCACGTGGACCAAGTCGACGTAGCGGCCGGCCACCCCGCCCATGGCGCGCGCGATCGAAGACATCGCCGATTGGGCCGGCGAGACCACGCGCAGGATGCCCCGGTCCAGCGTCGACAGCTCGCCGGGATTCTTCGCCGACATGCGCAGCACGATCACCGCCAGCAACATCGTCGCCGCCACAATCGCGCTCTCGCGCACCCTTTTGCTGCTGCCGGTCATTGCGAACCCCCCAGCCTAACGTGCCTCAAAACAGAGTCCAACGAATGAAGCGCGTTTTTCTGCCTGGTCACTTCTCCCAAGGTGATCCCGTTGCGCGCGGGGCGAAGGTCAGCGACTCGACGAGAGGGCGGCTTTCGCGCGTTTGCGCTCCTCTGACGAGGAGCGCTCTTTAACGGATCGCCAAAAGGGCGCTCCGCCAGGAGCGCAAACGCGCGAAAGCTGCCGTTCAATCAAACTGCACCCTTCGCCCCGCGCGTAACGGGTTCGCTCTACTGCAAGGCAACTTCTCGCAGCAGGCTCAGTTCATCCAGAGCCTTGCCGGTTCCCAAGACCACCGCGCACTCGGGCGTGTCGGAGACCATCACCGGCAGTCCGGTCTCTTCACGCAGAAGCACGTCCAGGTTGCGCAGCTGCGCACCGCCGCCGGTCAGGACGATGCCGCGATCCACGATATCGGCGGCCAGTTCGGGCGGCGTGCGCTCGAGGACCGAACGGACGGCGTCAACGATCTGGTTGACCGGCTCGGAGAGCGCCTCGCGCACCTCGTCGCTGTTCATCACCAGCGTCTTGGGCACGCCGGCCACCAGATCGCGACCCTTGATCTCCATGGTCATGACCTCGTCGACACTGTAAGCGTTGCCGATCTGCTTCTTGATCGCCTCGGCGGTGCGCTCGCCAACCAGCAGGTTGTACTTGCGTTTGATGTACGCGACGATCGCCTCGTCCATCTTGTCGCCGGCCACGCGAATGGATTTGGCGACCACGATGCCGGCCAGCGAGATGACCGCCACTTCCGTCGTGCCGCCGCCGATGTCGACCACCATGTTGCCCGACGGCTCGGTGACCGGCAGGCCGGCGCCGATGGCGGCGGCCATGGGCTCTTCGATCAGATAGACCTCGCGCGCGCCGGCGGCCAGCGCGGAGTCACGCACGGCGCGCTTTTCCACCTCGGTGATGCCCGACGGCACGCCGATGATGATGCGCGGCTTGACCAGCGTGCGGCGGTTGTGCACCCGGGTGATGAAGTAGCGCAGCATCGCCTCGGTGACCTCGAAGTCGGCGATGACGCCATCCTTCATCGGGCGCACCGCCACGATGTTCCCCGGCGTGCGGCCCAGCATCTCTTTCGCTTCCTTGCCGACGGCCAGAACCTTCTTGGTCCCGTTGCCGGCGCGCTGGACCGCCACCACCGACGGCTCGTTCGAAACGATGCCCTTGCCGCGAACGAAGGTCAGGGTGTTCGCCGTACCCAGATCAATGGCCAGATCGTTTGAAAACAGCCCGTAGACCCAATCGAGCAGCATGGAAGGTTGGTTCCGCCCAGAAGGGCGCAGCCAGGTGTCCGCGCCGTCCCGATCAGATGGCCACTTTTATCACACCTCATTCAGCCCGGGTAGGGCCTTGGCCGCGCATTGTGATAGATTCCGCCCGCATTCGACGGCCCAGGCGCCGTTTTCTTTTTTGCCCGACGTCGTTTTCCATTTTCCCTCGCAATCCATTTTCGGGAGGCCTTCTTCATGCTCGAGCAGATGCGTAAGTCGTCGCAGTCGCTGCTCATCTATGTGCTGTTCGGGATCGTCATCGCCGTCTTCATCATCAACTTCGGTCCGCAGTCGCGTGGTGGCTGCGACGGACCGGCGTCGGTCGGCGATCAGTTCGCCGCGCGCGTCGGCGGCGACACGATCTCGGCCAGCGATTTTCGTTATGGCTTTCTGGTGCTGGGGGGCGCGCAGTACCCGGCCCAGATGGCCAAGCAGCAGCGGGTCAAAGAGACGGTGATGGACAAGCTGATCGAGCGCGAGCTTTTGGCCCAGGAGGCCGAGCAACTGGGCTACGCCGTCACCGAGGAAGAGGTCGAGGATCAGATCGCCGACTCGAAGATGATCGGCCTTGGCTATCCGCGCACCGTCGGGCGCCTGCAGAAGGACGGCAAGTTCAGCTACGACCTGTTCAAGAACTTCGTCCAGTTCGAGATGGGACTGACCCCGAAGAGCTTCATCGAGGAACAAAAGCGCGAGCTTCTGGCCTCACGCGTGCGCGATCTGCTGCGCGCCGGGGTGACGGTTTCGTCCGACGAGGTGAAGGCCGAGTTCGCGCGCAAGGGCAACCAGGTCAACCTCGAGTACGTGCGCTTCGCCCCGCATCGCTATGAGACGCAGGTGGCGCCCACCGATGCGGAGATCGCCGCCTACGCCAAGACCAACGAAGAAGCGTTGAAGAAAGACTACGAGGCGAAGAAGTTCGTCTATGAAAAGACGCCGAAAGAGCTGCACCTGCGCCAGATCCTGATCAAGGGCGGCGACGGTGAGGCCGGCAAGGCGGCCGAGAAGAAAGCCGACGCGATCGCCGCCCGCCTGAAGAAAGGCGAGTCCTTCGCCGACGTGGCCAGGCAAGTGTCGGAAGACCCGGCCAGCAAGGCCAAGGGCGGCGATCTGGGCTGGCGGCGCCTCGGCACCACCAACCTCACCGGCGACGGCGAGGCGAAGTTGTTGGCGGCCAAGACCGGCGACGTGGTCGGCCCCCTGAAGTCGAACGAAGGTTGGGTGCTGATGGTCTCGTCGGGCAGCCGCGAAGGCGACCTGTCTTTTGACCAGGTGAAGCTGGAATTGGCCGCCGACAAGCTGCGCGAACAGCAGACCAGCGCGCGCGCGAAAACCGACGCGCTGGCCGCCTTGACCAAGGCCAAAGCCGAACCGGGCAAGACGCTGAAGGATCTGTTTCCGGGCGCGGCCGACGCCAGCAAGACCGACACGGCCAAGGCGGATGCGGCCAAGAAGGAGAAGGCGGGCAAGCCGGGCGCCAAAGCTGGTGGGGCGACGGCGGAGGTCGCCGACGTGCCGGGCGCCGAAGAAACCGGGTTGTTCAGCCTGCGCGGCGGCCATGACGGCGCCATCGTCGAGGGCATCGGGGTATCGAATGACCTGGCCAAGGCGGCGTTCGCCCTGACCAGCGAGGCGCCGCTGGCCGGTCCGTTCGACGTGGCGGGCAGCGCGGTGATCGTGCGCTTGAAGGAGCGCAGGCAGGCGGACATGGGCGAGTTCGAGAAGAAGAAGCTCGAGCTTTTGCGCGACGCCGAGCTGACCAAGTGGATCGAGGTCCTGACCGATTGGACGCGCCTCAAGTGCAACGAGGCCAAGGCGGGCAAGCAGATCCAGGTCAACCGCGACATGCTTCGCTACGAGGACAGCAACGAGCCCCCGCCGTACGAGGCGTGCTCGGCGCGTAGATCGCTCGGTGGGTGACGCTCGCTGCGCGGTAGGGCTGGGCCCTGCCGCGGGCCCACCCGTGTTTCACAAGGTGGGCCGCGCGGGCGGAGCCCGCGCTCCTGGCTGAAATAGCGGCGCAGAAGACGGAATCGGAAACGGAGTCGGAGAGATTGGTGGAGATGACGAACGTTGACGAACAGCCGATTTCTCCCAAGGCGGTGGCGCCGAAGGGGCGGCCGACTTGGTTGGTGGTGTTGTCGTCGTTGACGTTGGCTTATGGCGGACTGTTGCTGGTGTCTGGGCTAAGTGCGCTGCAGGATCCGATCGCGGCGGCCCGGTTGCCGGTGACGCAGGCGATGGCTCCGGCCCAAGAGGTGTTGGCGCGGCAGCTGGCGGATACCGGCCTGCAGATCTTGACCGGGCACCTGCTGGGCATTCGGCTGCGGGCGGCGGGCTCGCTGGTGCTGGCGATGGCGCTGCTTTATGCGGCGGCGGCGGCGCTGTCGCGTGATCGACACGGGCGCACGGTGACCCTGCTGGCGGCCTGGTTGGGCATCATTTATCAAGTGGCCAGTCTGCCGGTGGTCATTCCCATCGCCCGCGATTACGCCGCCGCCACGGCCCCCCTGGTGGCCAGCGCGATGGCCGCGGACCCACCGACGGCCTCGTCGGACATCGGTCCGGTCGAGACACCCAAACCAGAAGCGGTGGCCAAGGTGATGCGCTCGGTGTTCGTCGGTATTCCCATCGCCACGGCGCTGGTGGGGATTTGCGGCTCGGTGTTGCTGCTGGTGTATTACGGCGGGCGGCGCGGCCGCGCGCTTTATGGGCTCCTGCCGCCTCGCTTGTAGGCAGCGACCACCGCGGCACCGCCAGCGCCGGCGGTTAAAGAGGCGCCTTACTCTGCTTGGAAGCGGCGGCTCTGGGTTAATATTTTCGTCCGTGGAGACCGCCGACTACCCACCCGTGCTGCTGTCTCAGCCCACGGCCCAGGGCGCGACCGCCGGCGGACCGGCGGCGCCGTTGCGCATGACCTTCGTCGACGGCGCAGGCGTGCTGACGCTGGAGCGGCACCCGCTGGGCGAGCTGGCCACGCTGCAGCGCCTGGAAGTGACCGTGCCCGACCTGCGCTTGCCCGCCGAGCTGACCGCCCCAGCGACGCGCTTTCGCAACCGGCGCGGACGATTTCGCAGCGCCACGTTGTCGCTTCGCCCGGCGCAGATCGTTCGTTATCTCGCGGGCTGCGATCTGGCGGCGGCCGGTCTCTCCGACGTCGCCGTGCGACTGGACGCCACCGGTCGCCTGCGCCTGGCCGCGCG
This region includes:
- a CDS encoding complex I subunit 1 family protein; the encoded protein is MEYGTQAFDALAATAKILFMILGFAMPLASILTWLERRQSAMMQDRLGPNRANIGPIRAWGITHFLADALKFMFKEDFVPPKAHKFLFMWAPIMAMAPALIVSAIVPFGAPLCWGHILDKGSVCESPVPLQIARLDAGMLFYFAIASLSVYGATLAGWASHNKWAMMGGLRASSQMISYEVTLGMSILGSFLVFGTLEPSAMVAQQTSFLDVHDLAHSWGIFSQPVGFLLFLTAAIAETKRTPFDIPEGEPEIIGYFVEYSGLRFGMFFLGEFLEIVFSSAIIVTIFLGGWHMPDIFGLNTYLMEHLPNIGFVLFSMLIWGGKVFLFCSFQLLIRWSLPRFRSDQLMRLGWQRLLPVSIANVVLTALVILYFQSR
- a CDS encoding NADH-quinone oxidoreductase subunit I, with the translated sequence MAIGVKVVSRPGSLGQQTYLPAIAEGLGVTFRHFAKNFIGNLVGLRAKTDIVTIQYPEEKKKYPERHRGLHRLMLRDDGQTRCVACMMCPTACPAHCITIVPEEAPDGRIEKRPKIFEIDELRCVVCGLCAEACPCDAIRMDTLEHAMPTYRRVDAILDREELLSRGTRSEAKQGGVGAFWREKVKGEPQTPPAANVVPAGSPPGPTEKSKQES
- a CDS encoding TlpA disulfide reductase family protein; this translates as MNRTLVGGLLCLAGCASVGGGERAEQGNGVGQPMPAIVVKTLEGGRSVDLGALRGKVVLVDIWASWCAPCKEEMPMLDDMAARLKHKGVEIIAVSVDEQRASAMTFLKSRPRWSLTLAHDPQGKVPELLQPSKMPTSYIVDTHGILRYVNAGFERSDARLMEERLLALAQTK
- the rodA gene encoding rod shape-determining protein RodA, whose translation is MLMPRVISWRKLRFRFDWALTICALIVVALGLANLWSAVHERQSQLFTQQISWLALGTVVFLAVASFDYRTISRLSYVMYGAGLALLVGVLIFGKMVGGGRRWFDMGPFHIQPSEMMQVLTIVALGKYLNDSPALEGRSFRHMVLPVAIASAPALLIAAQPDFGTAFLILLIFITIMLTARLKLKTLAVILGLATIAAFPIYQHLLRDYQRKRFEAFLNPNSQGAYQTRQALNAIGSGRFTGKGFLHGTQIRLRHFPALWTDFPFAVWAEEWGFVGSLVVLLAYLALILWSIKIASEARDRFGATVCVGVAALLFWHVAINVGMVSGILPVVGVTLPLISYGGSSILTIMVALGLVMNVSVRRFAY
- the mrdA gene encoding penicillin-binding protein 2, giving the protein MEIAGQDAELPEMRRRARYFGLFVVLAFLAIGGRLFYLQVIEGDTFYKLTSDSIIRTDVLAGVRGQIRDRKNRVLATVRPGFNLYVNPRSLTSEGFERLRGVLGMDAEQAVEVWDRVQNERQEQAAASAAGKDQSKDKERPVLLAEDISREAMAAIETGLDVPGAKIVSVPRREYPYGALASHVLGFMNEVSPDELRAKKDESYRAGDLVGRTGIERQWEGYLRGRPGFEKIVVDHRGLPKTDIRELVDGPTRQVAVQGNNVFLTLDVEVQKIVERALRGQRAAGAVVLDVDTGRILAMASRPGFDPNEMSGRLSPEAEQRILADRYHPLRDKTLNETYYPGSTFKAVSALAALEDGVITVDDKTKCHGWFELGRRRFKCTKTHLTVSMYEAIVQSCNVYFFELGARPGMIDRLAKFGADMGLGAPTGLGLNGEEGGFLPTEAWYREQKRLDPHNEGFQVGQALNAVIGQGSTRVTLLQMATLYAAIANGGKLWLPQIVERVEAPDGQVLEDFAPRVRRELSIAPENLAFLRQALVGVVNEPKGTAYKVHPHDIEIAGKTGTAQVHRMTHRGEGAGSWEQDDHAWFVGFAPAGRPRIAFAVLVEHGGHGGEVAAPLAVEIVRNYFDTVAPDQKNAPRVGLPRHRLGRLAEDTISLDASDPSRSPSPPDAAPAVPKAAPASAAGVTRFTFEDKAP
- the mreD gene encoding rod shape-determining protein MreD → MRSLVTIVVAYLLLILQSTVLELAPVRMAAPSLGLLVVLHVGLSPKWSVSSAAVVSFMTGYLLDLVSGAPQGVHSLVFVLMVLFARALSTRVTVAGLALPAATSFVASLLSALLIVIVRAQVSPEGGYGGLRQAPLEALLTGFCGPIVLGLLRRIDGRIDATRSRVGLARGPRAAGDGMTLR
- the mreC gene encoding rod shape-determining protein MreC; this translates as MTGSSKRVRESAIVAATMLLAVIVLRMSAKNPGELSTLDRGILRVVSPAQSAMSSIARAMGGVAGRYVDLVHVRGENDDLRRENSRLRADLLETRRLAAESGRYQRLLGLKDLTPAETLAARVISIDASPYFRVARVEIDLGEGTVRRGMPVLTPEGVVGRVNRVAGQTADIMLLVDPRSAIDVFVPRTGGRGILRGKQGENGYRCSIEYLVRGDQVHEGDKVVTSGLGGAFPRDLAIGKISKVGAGAVNMYQEVEVTPDVDFARLSEVLVVVAPPPAPDPDAGTHHQSAPARGLSVYR
- a CDS encoding rod shape-determining protein, yielding MLLDWVYGLFSNDLAIDLGTANTLTFVRGKGIVSNEPSVVAVQRAGNGTKKVLAVGKEAKEMLGRTPGNIVAVRPMKDGVIADFEVTEAMLRYFITRVHNRRTLVKPRIIIGVPSGITEVEKRAVRDSALAAGAREVYLIEEPMAAAIGAGLPVTEPSGNMVVDIGGGTTEVAVISLAGIVVAKSIRVAGDKMDEAIVAYIKRKYNLLVGERTAEAIKKQIGNAYSVDEVMTMEIKGRDLVAGVPKTLVMNSDEVREALSEPVNQIVDAVRSVLERTPPELAADIVDRGIVLTGGGAQLRNLDVLLREETGLPVMVSDTPECAVVLGTGKALDELSLLREVALQ